In Cicer arietinum cultivar CDC Frontier isolate Library 1 chromosome 1, Cicar.CDCFrontier_v2.0, whole genome shotgun sequence, one DNA window encodes the following:
- the LOC101490095 gene encoding GDSL esterase/lipase At1g29670-like — protein sequence MVYETKIWLILSLLFGASYMQHFVYGKPQVPCIFIFGDSLSDSGNNNNLLTASKVNFKPYGIDFPKGTTGRFTNGLTAIDIIGEILGFEDFIPPFANIGGSDILKGVNYASGSAGIRYETGKHLGVNVELGLQLQHHKIIVDQIGTKLGGDQKASQYLNKCLYYVNIGSNDFISNYFLPQFYPTRRIYKPEEYAEDLVNKLSQSLKILRDVGARKFVVFGVGPIGCTPNAIANHGSCIEEQNDAAFIFGTKLKSLVDQLNSQFTDSKFLFRNISSDPFDTSHGFKVVDAACCELTLNATCTRDKTPCHNRNEYKFWDGFHPTSATNKLVAFNSYFSSNPNIVYPINIQHLLHSS from the exons ATGGTTTATGAGACTAAAATATGGTTGATTCTGTCTCTTCTCTTCGGGGCAAGCTACATGCAACATTTTGTCTATGGAAAACCCCAAGTACCTTGTATTTTTATCTTTGGTGATTCTTTGTCTGATAGTGGAAACAATAACAATCTTCTTACAGCTTCAAAAGTTAATTTCAAGCCATATGGCATCGACTTTCCAAAAGGCACAACTGGAAGATTTACTAATGGACTAACAGCAATTGACATCATTG GTGAAATATTGGGATTTGAGGATTTCATCCCACCCTTTGCAAACATTGGTGGGTCAGATATATTGAAAGGTGTTAATTATGCATCTGGCTCTGCTGGAATTCGCTATGAGACTGGCAAACATTTG GGAGTTAATGTGGAATTGGGATTACAGTTACAACATCACAAAATCATAGTTGACCAAATTGGTACCAAGCTTGGAGGTGATCAAAAAGCTTCACAATATCTTAATAAGTGCTTGTATTATGTCAATATAGGCAGCAAcgattttataagtaattatttCCTTCCTCAATTCTACCCAACAAGACGCATCTATAAGCCTGAAGAATATGCTGAAGATCTTGTTAACAAATTATCTCAATCTCTAAAg ATTTTGCGTGATGTTGGGGCAAGAAAATTTGTCGTATTTGGGGTAGGTCCTATTGGTTGCACTCCAAATGCCATTGCTAATCATGGATCATGTATTGAAGAGCAGAATGATGCTGCATTCATTTTTGGTACCAAACTTAAATCTCTAGTTGATCAACTCAACTCTCAATTCACTGATTCCAAATTCCTCTTTAGAAACATTTCATCAGACCCATTTGACACTTCACATG GTTTTAAAGTAGTGGATGCTGCTTGTTGTGAATTGACATTGAATGCGACGTGCACTCGTGATAAAACTCCATGCCATAATAGAAATGAGTACAAGTTTTGGGATGGATTTCATCCTACATCAGCTACCAATAAGCTCGTCGCATTCAATTCGTACTTTTCTTCTAATCCAAACATTGTTTACCCAATCAATATTCAACACCTCCTTCACTCATCATAA
- the LOC101495909 gene encoding GDSL esterase/lipase At1g29670-like translates to MAYYRDIIMMNVGILVVLVVGLWSVIGGAQQVPCYFIFGDSLVDNGNNNQLTSLAKANYFPYGIDFPGGPSGRFSNGKTAVDVIAENLGFNSYIPSYASARGQDILKGVNYASAAAGIREETGQQLGQRISFRGQVQNYQRTVSQVVNILGDENTAANYLSKCIYTIGLGSNDYLNNYFMPTIYSSSRQYTPQQYADALIQAYAQQLRILYNYGARKMALFGIGAIGCSPSELAQNSPDGRTCVSRINSANQLFNNGLKSLVDQFNNQFPDARFIYINVYDIFQDIINNPSSYGFRVTNAGCCGIGKNNGQITCLPLQAPCRDRKGFLFWDAFHPTEAGNSVIGRRAYNAQSALDAHPYDINRLAQI, encoded by the exons ATGGCATATTATAGGGACATTATTATGATGAATGTAGGGATATTAGTTGTGTTGGTTGTGGGATTGTGGAGTGTTATTGGAGGTGCACAACAAGTACCttgctattttatttttggggaCTCTTTGGTCGATAATGGCAACAATAACCAACTCACTTCTTTGGCAAAAGCTAATTATTTCCCTTATGGAATTGATTTTCCTGGTGGACCATCTGGAAGGTTTTCTAATGGCAAAACCGCTGTTGATGTAATCG CTGAGAATTTGGGGTTCAACAGTTACATACCTTCTTATGCATCAGCTAGAGGTCAAGACATACTCAAAGGAGTCAATTATGCTTCCGCAGCTGCTGGGATTAGAGAGGAAACAGGACAACAACTG GGACAAAGAATTAGTTTTAGAGGGCAGGTGCAAAATTACCAAAGGACGGTGTCCCAAGTGGTAAATATTTTAGGAGATGAAAACACAGCTGCAAATTATCTTAGCAAGTGCATTTATACAATTGGATTGGGTAGCAATGATTACCTTAACAACTATTTCATGCCTACAATCTATTCTAGTAGCAGACAATACACTCCACAACAATATGCTGATGCCCTTATTCAAGCATATGCTCAACAACTAAGG ATTCTATATAACTATGGGGCAAGGAAAATGGCATTATTTGGGATTGGTGCAATAGGTTGCAGCCCAAGTGAATTGGCCCAAAACAGCCCAGATGGTAGAACATGTGTATCAAGAATTAATTCTGCAAACCAATTATTCAACAACGGTTTGAAATCTCTTGTCGATCAATTCAATAACCAATTTCCGGATGCAAGATTCATCTATATTAATGTTTATGATATCTTTCAAGACATCATAAACAACCCATCATCCTATG GTTTCAGAGTTACAAATGCTGGATGTTGTGGTATAGGAAAGAACAATGGTCAAATTACATGTTTGCCCTTACAAGCCCCATGTAGAGATAGAAAGGGATTCTTATTTTGGGATGCATTTCATCCAACAGAGGCTGGAAATAGTGTTATTGGAAGGAGGGCTTACAATGCTCAATCTGCATTAGATGCTCACCCTTATGACATTAATCGATTAGCTCAAATCTAA